GACCCCGACACCGGGCTGATGTGGGCCAAAAAGGACAACGGCTCGGATGTGAACTGGAACCAGGCCAGCGAGTATTGCACCAAATTACAGCTTGCGGGCTACAACGACTGGCGTCTGCCCACCAAAGATGAGTTGCAAGGGATAGCTGATCCTAGCGCCAGTGTACAAGCAGTGTTTGATGAGGGTTCTGTCGTTGGCGTGCACGTTAAGGGCAATCTCAAGCTCAGCGGATGGCACTGGAGCAGTTCTCAAGGAGATGCTTCGGGGGGGCCATGGCATTTCAATTTCGCCAATGAGAAGCCTGGGGACGCCTTCCCTCTTGGTTTCAGCTACAGTATGCGTGCGCTGTGTGTGCGTCGTTCCGGAGAATGATGCGGTTCTTTGTTCCTTTCGCTTCGCGGGTTCCGGATGTATCACCGGCAAACCGAAACCAATTCTTAAATTAATGCAACTTGGGACAAAGCTTTAGGTTGCAGCACATTCACCTTGCCAAGGGCTGAAAGCCCGAACTAAATTCACTCAGCCGGCGACGAACCTTCAAATTCCGGCGGTTTGGCAATTACGTTATGTGTGCTTTGTATAGTCGGGCGGAATACTAAGCAAAGGACGGAATCCGGCAGCGCGAGACGGACGGGTGCTCGTTGGCCAGACATAATGCTCACAGTATCTGGATTCATGCCTCTTCCCAAAGGCATCCAGGTACGCGACATACCCATAGGCACGTAAATGAGAGTGTCCAATCATGATGGACTTGAGTACATCT
This portion of the Acidicapsa acidisoli genome encodes:
- a CDS encoding Lcl C-terminal domain-containing protein; amino-acid sequence: MKNICKMPLLSLSLCLSTLAGAQAGVKLLVKTDMDCNWKLDGRPMDPLKTVNSKVVPVSPGEHLIQAATADGVTKIRIKAEVDQGQKIVEIQLRDEHYKELKRQQEETIRKEAEAEAALHPTWTDPDTGLMWAKKDNGSDVNWNQASEYCTKLQLAGYNDWRLPTKDELQGIADPSASVQAVFDEGSVVGVHVKGNLKLSGWHWSSSQGDASGGPWHFNFANEKPGDAFPLGFSYSMRALCVRRSGE